The sequence below is a genomic window from Amphiprion ocellaris isolate individual 3 ecotype Okinawa chromosome 16, ASM2253959v1, whole genome shotgun sequence.
GGTTGGACCTCCTTTTGCAATCAAAATTGCCTTAATTCTTCGTAGCATACTTTCAAcgaggtgttggaaacattcctcagagattttttCCAtcttgacatgatagcatcatgcAGTTACTGTAGGTAAGGCATTTTgtcggctgcacatccatgatgccaatctcccaTTCCACCAACTCCCAAAGGTTCTAttagattgagatctggtgactgtggaggccattggagtacagtgaactcattgtcatgttcaagaaatcagtttgagatgatttgaccTTTGTGACACgatgcattatcctgctggaagtagccatcagaagatgtggtcataaagggatggacatgattagaaacaatactcaggtaggctgtggcatTTAAACAATGCTCAATTGGgactaaggggcccaaagtgtgccaagaaaatattccccacaccatcacaccaccatcagcctgaactgttgatacaaggcaggatggatccatgctttcatgttttttacaccaaattctgactctaccatctgaatgttgcagctgaaatcgAGAGTGAGACCAAGCAATATTTTTCCAATAttctattgtccaattttggtgagcctgtgagaactgtagcctcagtttcctgttcttagctgacaggagtggcacccggtgtggtcttctgctgttgtagtccatcttcttcaaggttcgACATGTTATGCCTTCAGAAATGACATTCTGCATTGCTTGGTTGtaacaagtggttatttgagttactgttgtctttctatcatctcccaccagtctgcccattctcctctgacttcTCATCCACAcatctgctgctcactggatattttctctttttcaaacAATTCTCTGTAAACCCCAGAGATGGTTGCgcatgaaaatcccagtagatcagcagtttatgtaatactcagaccagcccctctggcaccaacaaccatgccacgtttaaagtcacttaaatcccccttcttccccattctgatgctcggtttgaacttcaggAAGTTATCTCGGccacgtctacatgcctaaatgcattgagttgcaatcatatgattggctgattagctttTTCTGTTAACAAGCAGTTGAAcgggtgtacctaataaagtggccagtgagtgtatatgaATATAATACTGCCATGGTTCATCAGTTTGTAATTCTCATGTAATTGCAAAAATTGTGTCAAGATTTATCAGTTTTAAGTGAGATAAATTTTTTTGAAACTGACTTTAATTACTTGATATACCAGACGGTAGCAAAGACATGAGTGGATTAGTGATCCCTGAGAGTTACACGTAACAAATAGTGTTACAAGACTGAGAGTGTGTCAGTAATTTTAGGAAAGTTAGTCTAGTTCTCAGGATACAGTTTTATCACatcatatttttgcattgtgctcTAAAAATCCCAGATTACTGATAAGTTAAGGAGGACCTTGTGCCATATTCTTATTTAATAAAATGGATTATTAATGGTTGTATGCTTAAATATAACAGTTGCTTTTCTGCCTTTTATTTCAAAGCATGCAAGCCCTGATGTGAAGCCCAAAATGAGGTTAGTCATCCTTTGACACTCACTGTAAAGCTACATAATAGTTCATCTGATAATACCACTAATTATACATTTTCTTGTTAGTATTGCAGCAAATTTCCCAAAAGCTAACGAAAGCAGCAAAGAGGTAAAGTAAGGACATTAATCCTGCTAGCTTATTTAGTTTGttctcatttaatattttagctTCTATATGATGACTTTCATTTAGGATTTAATGCCCAATTTCAAGTGCAAGACTACAGAAAGTACAAAGAGTGAGAAAACACCAAGCCAGTCAGGCTCAAGGTATGGAAAATCAAGACACAGCAGACATGTTGCATACTGTTTGTGTACAAATAAATAGTCTGAAACACAATTTCATATTTCCAACAGGTTTACATCTGATTTTGATTCCATAGAGCAGCTCGGTGAAGGAGCCTTCGGTCGTGTTTTTAAGGCAAAACATAAACTCCTGGACATGTATTATGCTATAAAGATTGTTCGCTACAAAGAGTAAGTTGAGTATTAAATGaggtttactgtgttttttggaGCGCTGCATGGCGTTCTTATGAGGtcataaattcaaaataaatggaaaataagtGGAAAGCTTTATTAGTTCAGTCACTTTCTTGCACTCCTTTGGATTAGGAAAGCTCTGCGAGAGGTGAAGGCATTGTCAGACCTCGACCACTCTAACATTGTTCGATACTACACGTGCTGGAGGGAGGATTCAGAATACCACTGGGACAGTAGCACTGATAGTAGCACCGCCTCACAGTAAGTCTCATCCACTTACTAAAATAATGTGTGTACATTTTATAAACACAGAGATCTTTTCACCTTCTGCTTTTTCTTACTGTTCTAGGTCGTCCAGTGATTCATCTACCAAGTATCTCTATATTCagatggagttatgtgacaccAGAACACTGAGAGTGTGGATTTATGAGAAGAATGCTCAGAACGTTAAGAAATCTCTGCGAGACTccaaaagaagagaagaaagtcTGAGCATTGCCCAACAATTAGTCAGCGGAGTCGAGTACATTCACTCCAAGATGCTCATCCACAGAGACCTGAAGGTGAGACAGAGTGGGTAAAATCATTGCCTGTTATTTGACATcagttgtaaaaatgtgtgttcaCTTCTTTTCTGCGGTCAGCCTGCCAACATCATGTTTGGGCGTGATGGAGAAGTGAAGATTGGAGACTTTGGTCTGGTCACTGCTGagaatgatgatgatgctgagaACCTGATGGAGAGAACAGTGTACAAAGGAACCCCGTCTTACATGGCTCCTGAGCAGGTGAGATCAGCTGTATTTACATTGACTTCATCTTTTTCTGTATAAATAAACATTACACTGTAGGTAGCTGTGGAGATTTTAACGACTGAATTGATTTTGTTGTTACTGTGGTCTGGTTTAataacagaaaagcagaaacacataTGACCGGAAGGTGGATATATTTGCATTGGGGCTGATATATTTTGAACTCCTTTGGAACGTCTCTACTGGCCATGAAAGAGTAGTGGTGAGTTGTTCAGAGACACCTTCCAGAAGGGTGCTACATTTACATTAGAATTAATTGTTTACTATCACATGTCTATGAATTTGTTTTAAAGATTGGTAAAGTATCAGGCATTTTGGTAAAGTATCAAACAGTCAGACTCCAAAGAACCTGgtgtgtctttttcattttaggTCATAGGATACCACAGAATTTACTAATGCCATTTACTGGTTTACATGGACTTAAACATTCCGACTATGATctgctttttcctccttttatatttacacatgtaaACATTTTGGAAACATGGATAAGCCCTTTCCATGATTTTGAGAAGTTATGCCTGCTGAAGTATTCTAAAAGAAGTCAGGATACTGTTGCATCTAGCATCTTATCTCTGTTTCTGACTGCTGCCTGCTACCTGCACAGACATGGCTTCACCCAAGTGACATAACACAAACATCTAAACATCTAAAGGACTTCCTCCTCACTTTGGACTTTATATAGCAGCTCATAGCTTTGTCCTCAACACCATGACAGAACATACATAGACATTTTTGGATTGTGTTTCTGCAAACCTCAAACTAGATAACAACTAAGTAATATTTATCACAACTTCCCAGTTTGTACAACACGTTGGCAGAGACGTGATAAAGGAGAGACTCACCACTTATAGAATAATGAGTAGAAATCTATCGGAGTGTTCCATAAATATAGTAGTTGCATGACATATGTCCAACCACTGCCAAAGCCCAACTGAGAAACATCCAggcagttgtgttgttgtgcagACTCAAGCGCAGTGTtgtaaaactgtgtaaaaaaaatagaagtgtAAATTGCGGGGGGAAACACTTTTTAAACCTCATTTTAGGGCAGAGTCGTTAAACCTTTCAAGCTGTGTTTCTATacctgcagtttttttgtcctatgaccatttaaaatgtcattatgacTGCCTATTTATGGAGATTGGAATCAAGTCTTGTTAGCTGGCTGCCATGTGATGAGACTTGCCTATAAGGACTTTGACTGAGGCCACTTTTCTCTGTAATAGAACTCGCGCTCACACTGTTGTTTCCTCTGGTCTCGTTAATGGTTCAACTGTGTCACACAACCTGTGCAAGGTTAACGAAAGACTGAGCTATCCTACCAGTCATGGCTCAGTATCTTCATCCAGCTGTTCCTTGTCCTACACAGTGACACTGACAGCCTGACAAGTGGAGATCAGGTTTAATTTTCCTGTCAGTCCTATCTCCCAGTGCTTGCAATAAGATGTATAAGCCAAATCCATAATGCAATGTTGAGATTTAGTAGTGCTAAGCCTGCTATAACCAAATTGGCTTCATTTTCAATAGCCACACTGAAATTAATTTAAGGATAGGCTTAACGGAAATCCAGATTAAATTTCAATTTTGTCTTGTAAACATCACAGGCAGCTGCACAAACAGTAGTAACTGGAATGCTGTCTGTGCTCCATGTAAACACCATACCTCCGATAATATCAAAACTGCGATGAGCATTACAACATTGATACTGatgcacatgtaaacacaatcaATGGCTCAGTTCTGTTCAAGTGTCCCATCAAGTCATTACACTGTGACAGTGAGGCAGAATGCACGAGATGCACGAGACCAGGACCCTGAAACTTAAGCAGCTAAATGGATTTCAGCCAAAACTAACTTCATCATATACATTTGAGCTTTGAATCTAAATGTCTGCTTTGATATGAAAAGTTTAATTGAGAGCTTGTTTATTATTTGTGTCACACTATTGAAATGTTCTTCCTGAACTTTAGATTTGGGAGGATGTCCGAAACCAGAAACTTCCTGAAggattttctcatcattttcatCAAGAGGTACATCAACATTATTTCACTTTGTTTAACACATGAAGCGGTATTTTCTAGTCGATGATAGTCACTTGTGAAGACCACTGAAAAGGCAGAAATTGAGGCTTTAAAAAAGGGGGTTTTCTCTGGTAGAACAATGAATCTTGAATTCCAAAATGATCAGAAGTAGATTGTTGATGTGTGTATAAAAGTGTTCGATATGAAGCAGGACAGGTACAGTTTGGAGAGAAGTGAACTTGATAGAAGTATAGTTAATATGAACCTCAAACACATTACTAGTATTTGTGAATATTATGGAGATCTTATCAGCtattctttctgttgttttgttgttgcagaGCCAAATTATAAAGTCAATGCTGTGTGTGAATCCAGAAGACCGACCAGAGGCAAGTAAGCTGAAGACCGACATGGAAGAGTGCAAACGGTCACTCGTAATGCCTAAAAAGATACAACGTGACAGTCACACTGTCTGATTACTGcaaggaaacacagaaacactcatcAAAGTCCAACAAGTACCACTGTTTATACACTGTAACGCTACATAAGGCTGTGAAGGTTTTAAATAATAAGGGgaatgtcttttaataactAGTATGACATGATTTAACATCATacataattactccgccaagcgGACTCCTCGGTGGAGTTAAGTGATGATTGCCAttggcttgtctgtctgtctctttgttagcaacattactcacaaacagataaataaatttgtaattttcagggaaggtcagaaatgacacaaggatcaattAATTAGATTTAGGCAGGGATGCgacttgtagtctggatccacaatttttttaaagacttcagctgtcagaaatgatacaagaaatgaacagccttggtggagtactgtgctctctgagtgcttgtctACTATGTGGAACTGTACTTgatgaaaaaagacattaattTTATAATCAGTGAATACGACATGAATTATATCGGTCCGTTTTTACaaataatcatgttttttaGTTATGTCAGCTAGGATAAAACTTTTGTTTGCTGGAATAGTTAAATGTGTGTTCACACTTACAATGACGTTATATTACATTTCTCATGgcacttttctttttataatggAAGGtggaagtgaaaaataaaacaatctgcAACTGTGGTGTAATGgtcattcattttctttgtaaGTTTTTTGCATGTACAGTTGTACAAGCGGGAAGAATGTCCTCCAGTTTTTTAGAGGTGGGAGATGCTATAGTGTAGAAATACAAGTAATGAATTTAAATTTACACTTaagcaaaagtacaaaaagaatTTGCATCACAGTATGCCTAACATACTTTCACAATTCAGCTGTGGAAAACAGATGGGCAAGCACTTTAAATTTGGCACAGATATTATTAGTGGAATTGAAAGTTCTGTGACAGCTTAGACAGTGTTGAGAACTTTCCTTCATGTGAACCTCAATGTTAAAACTGGGGCCCGACAAAGTACTGACttgaaacagaaatgtagaagaATACAACCCTCCAGCTAAGAGAAGCTGAAAACAATAGTCTCTGAAGAATGGCTGAACATCTCTTGATAAATCTGGTCTCCTCCATGAAATGTTGGAAATACAATGTTTCAATCTCAGTAATGAGTTTTATTGCATTGAGTTCCCACTGTGGAAAGTGTATTTTTAATACGATAACTCTAAAGCGttacttttatattttatacagGAGCTAAGACActttatgacaaaaatgaacccAACATGTTGGAGAGGTGtcccttttaaaaatgtccccCTTACCCTGAGACCACTGGACAGCTTCATTCTTTTCCACACAGAATATCAACACATCCTTCGTTTGTGGGAGTTGTAGTTCAGCTGGAGTCTAGTTTCAGTTTCGATTGTTCATGTCTTAATAAAATACGAAGGAATCGAAACCTACAGATTTTTAAAGCCAGCTGAATCGAAACAGAGCTCGGGCATTCGCGGATCCGGGAGCAGAAGTAAGATGGGAGGGTAAATAAATAGATATAAGGTGAGATTGAAACGGCCTGTTCacgttttttgtgtgtgtgtgtgtaaatttgcagtgtcatttctgatggaaACTGGAAACTACGTTGCTAAGCTGAACGAGTTTGCACAGAAATGCGGCTTGGTGCTGCGCTACGATGAACTGGACTCCGATGGTCCCGATCATGATAAAAGGTGAGCTGAGCTTCTGGTAACTGTAGGTCTTCTGAGTCAGCACAGAAAGCTGGTAATGATTACATTTAACCAAGAGGCCTGATTGTCAGAAAACTCCTCAATATCCCACTCGATGGCTCGAGACAACAACTGCATCCCATAATGGCACTATAGGATAGATTACTGACATTATTCACACATTTGCCCATAGTAACTTTTCATAGCTTTATAATAACAGCACTAAcagacatttttacatgttgatctTAAGAGTTGACTTAACCAGAATAACTTGCTCCTGAATGGTAAATTGTGATCATGTTAGAAAGAGTTATAAAAACCTGAGCACAAATACTTGCAGATATCCTCCTGATGTATGAACTGTTGTGcttccaataataataattaactcCCACTACTTGGTTAGAAATTATTAACATCACATTTGCAAATACTGGATTCAGGATGTCTCATCTGTGAAAGTCCTTTCTGAGCTGATATGCAAAGCAGGCTTCAAGGTTCCACATATTTAAGTAGCCTACTGGATTTGTGATGCCATGAATCCTGTCTGCAGGTTGATACCATGAACTCAGATTTTAGGTGAGCCCAGAGAAACTTTCCAATTTGAGCACAATAATTTGAAAACCATTCTGCACAGTGACGGTCCACCCATCCAACCCTCCATCAGCTGtacctgctttatttttttttatttaattttcataaCCAAAatagaataacacaaaatcctgtaaaaaatgtttgggTTAGAAAATATCTGCTTTCCTAATCAGTCTTGCTAATCTTACTTCCTCCCTTGATCCATTTCCACATCAGAGGTTTCAGTCCTTTACTCTGTccatttgttccatttttttgtccatttgtgctTAATATAGTCTCAGTTTATGTGTCAGTTTTTCCATTGTACCTGCTTTTTATTGTATAGGGCTGTAGGGGGGCTGGGGTCTATGATAGAGTCTCAGAGGTGGGCTACATTCTGCACAGGCTCCCAGTCCACCACAGGACTGACACAAAGAGGCAAATGTTACAGTGAAGATCCAACACCCAAAAGAAGCAACAATGAACAAAGCTCATTTTTGACTTGGGACTTTAAGTAGTGAGTGAATGAATACAGCTTCAGCCTATGATTGTAAGCACAGCTGAGCAGAACTTTGGTGTATGAATGTCCTGCTGTCTCAAAGTGGCCACAACATAGATGATGTGTTCAAATATTGCCTCCCACTGGCTGAAACTGGAAATGTAGAGATTCATGTCATTTATTATAACCCAACTCGCTTTCCTGTCTAACAAAGCTCTGACAATTCGTCTACAGATTCACCCAGAGGGTAGTTCTGAATGGTAAACCCTATCCCAGTGGTGCAGGGAAGACGAAGAAGGAAGCCAAGCAGAATGCAGCTCAAAAAGCCCTGCAATATTTGTTTAAGGATGAACATCAGGACTCAGCTGACTCAGTAAGATTTAGTTCCTCTTCATTAAACTAGACTATGTCACAGAGACAGGGAAATCTGCATGTATCGTATATGCATACTTTATGTATATTTGTTGCTATcttgacagacagaaaacacatcagaaacaTCAGCATCAGTTCAGGAGAAAAGTATCAACTACATATGTTGGCTCAATGAATATGGCCAGAAGAATGGACTGAATATAAAACCTGTGCAGTCGACAAGACCCGGTCCAAATAATGCTATCCCGTAAGCCTCCTAAATGCAACCCAATTCTCAGCTAATTAGTCTCTATTTAAAATTGcactaattaaatgtttttatggtaTTAGATGCTGCAGCTTCATAGTTGGTGATAAGGAGTATCCAGAGGTGTGTGGGAAATCAAAGAGGGAAGCTAAGGAGGAAGCAGCCAAGCTGGTATATGATTACATACATGGCAGTAGAACGACAGCGGTAAGTAGTAGTAATACACACCAGTTCATCCTGGTTTGATCATACACCTGAAACATACTTAGAGGGCCACAGTCGCCTGTGTGAGTCTTCTCACAGTCACACTGTTTCTCATTTCAAGCCTGCAGATGAGAACTGCAACAATACACCAAgtcaaaaaaaagaggaattcAGTCAAAGTGTTTCTGATATCTGGTGAGTAAAGAACAATGGTGATTGATTGTTCCATTTTGACATCTTCATGGGTGTGGCTGTTActtgtttattacagtgatgggACTAGAGAGCTGAGTGTGACGTCTAAAGACAACAGCTTTACAGAGACTAATTTCATAGGACTTGTTAATAACTACTGTCAGAAAACCAATCATTCCCATAAATTTGAAGAAGCCAGAAAGAGATCTGGCCCACCTCATAACCCCAAGTGAGTATGACTGAACCTCTGTGACCTGAATAAACACTGCAGATGCTCTTTACTAACTTTGGAATGATGTTCAACTATTTAGAACTGTTAGTGCAATGAGCTTATCCATTTCCACTTTAACACAATGCAGATTTTTCTACAAATCGGTGATCGACGACAAGGAATACCCTGTTGGTGAGGGTAAAAGTGTCAAGGAGGCCAAACAAAATGCAGCCCAGTTGGCCTGGGATGCTCTTCAGGAACAATCAGACTATGACAGCAAGgtattttaatttgttctgCTTTATTTATATCATCAAATGTATTGCTAATGATCattttaatttactgattttctAAGCCAGGCAGTAGTTAGTGATGATGTCTTATGTTACCAATGGtagcaatatttttttaaaaacacctctTTTGTAACATAATGCTGAACTCCTTTTCTCTGCATTTAAGGTGTCTGTCACGTCAACAGCGTCAGACGATGGAGCATCATCTGTATCATCAGCACCTCCAACTACACAGTAAGGCACTTACTGATGTTCATTGGATGGCAGATTGATTTGTTAAATAGTCTATATTTTATCTCTGTCTTATCctattctatgtttttttttattattattattatgttttatccagtacagtatttttatataaatgtcTCTATATTTTTAGGATTGTGTTATTTTCTTACCTACCTCATGTCAGCTCAATGTTAGTTATATGTGTTTTTGATATGTAAACTGTTGCTGCAATGCTGAAATTTTCTTTAGGGGATCAATAGGGACTCTGTCTATTATAGCAGAATTGCAATAGTATAATCAGCACTATATTCTGAGGAACCTGTAGTtatgttgcttgtttttctatATCTAGGGACTCCAACGAATCATCATcacaaaacatgcacacaagTGCAAGTGACTCGATAGTATTCGTTGATTCATCAAACCCCTCCAGGGGCCAGGTCAGTTTCTTCATTAATTTCAAAGAAATCTGTAGTAGGCAAGGCAATAGTCTACCCTCAGAGGAATATTTAAGGACTGCAACTTTCTCTGTATGGGTTTGCTTTCTGCAGCAGGTAGTCAGGGATGCAAGTGTGAACTACATGAAAAGAGTTCAGATAAAATATTAAAGTCAAGcagtgctttttttcttctttggttTTGAGTCATAATGTCTGACAGAGATGACTGTAAGCTGTGATTCTGACTTATAGTGATAGTGTGGGAGCATGTCCTTTATTTATCATAATGAAACTATGTAACTTTGATTAACAAAAATTTAGTTTTAGGGCTttcagagagggactttaatcCCTAACATATGTCCACCAACcacattttttgtacattttaggTTTCCGTCGGTTCACCTAAGTCAGAAAAAAGTGCATCAGCCAGGTTCTCAACACCAACTTCACTGTAAGtctctttatttacatttgtattAAAGCAGATTGTAGAGCTTACAATATTGCTCAGAGCACTGTAGGCTGTTAATGTctctcattgttttctttaagagAGAGTGTTGAGCCATCAGCACAGAGTCTGGCAACAGGTACTGATGACTGGGTAATATCTGCAGATCCATCAACCCCTTCCAAGGATCAGGTCTGTTATTTCTGTCAAAGTTCATTCCTGTATAATCTATATAATAATAGTactatttttaatgtttctaagttttaaacaaattctagtagtttttcttgtaaagaaAATAGATGCAGAATAAATCTGATTAATTCAAGATTGAagacctttattgtcattgtgtatAGCTGCAGATAACAATACATCAAAATTATGGTGGTACTCCCTGagttaaaactgaataaaagacaagacaaaatagaaTGAAATATATAATACAATGCACAGTAGAAGACAGTGTCTAAATAATATCTAGGAAATATGAACACATGATGAGGTAGTGCCAACAAAGGTGATTGGATTCATGGATAATGGTACAATGTTAAACTTGGTTTGATTATTTCCCCCAAGAGGCAGTTAAGTCTCTGTGCGGTGGTGTGTGACTGTAGGTTGAGCTGGGGGGGAGGAGGGTTCAGGCAGTCTTCAGCAGTGTAACTGCTCTAGaggaaaactgtttttcagtcttgTATGTGTGAATTGTCCTGTATCTCCTGCCTGAAGAGAGGAGTGTGATATCTGGTGAGCAGGGTGTGATGTGCAGGATGTGGGTGCCTGGTTGTTACATTGGGCCTGGTAAATGTCCTTGACATCTGGCAGTTGAGTCCCAGTGATGCAATACCAATGAGTCCTTCTGATCTCCATGGAGAGATGTTGCTCTAAAAGTGAGTGAGGACTTTTCAACATATTAAATCCAtacaatgtgtttgttttattctttaagAATGCTGTCACAAACGAGAGTGTGGAAAACGGCGCAAATGATGCAACAATCCAGTCAAGGTATGAAAAAGCATTCAGGTGCAATGCTAATTTAAGTGATGTACAATCATGCATAAGGCACTGCTTTTTACATTTATGCCCTATTATTTCTTGTGAATGTCTATAGATTTATGCTAGACTACGATTCTAGACAGCGTCTTGGCAAAGGAGGATTTGGTCGTGTTTACAAAGCAAGACAAATACTCGTTGACAAGTGGTATGCTGTGAAGATTGTTCGTGGTAAAGAGTAAGTAAA
It includes:
- the LOC111573734 gene encoding interferon-induced, double-stranded RNA-activated protein kinase-like, whose product is MSFLMETGNYVAKLNEFAQKCGLVLRYDELDSDGPDHDKRFTQRVVLNGKPYPSGAGKTKKEAKQNAAQKALQYLFKDEHQDSADSTENTSETSASVQEKSINYICWLNEYGQKNGLNIKPVQSTRPGPNNAIPCCSFIVGDKEYPEVCGKSKREAKEEAAKLVYDYIHGSRTTAPADENCNNTPSQKKEEFSQSVSDICDGTRELSVTSKDNSFTETNFIGLVNNYCQKTNHSHKFEEARKRSGPPHNPKFFYKSVIDDKEYPVGEGKSVKEAKQNAAQLAWDALQEQSDYDSKVSVTSTASDDGASSVSSAPPTTQDSNESSSQNMHTSASDSIVFVDSSNPSRGQVSVGSPKSEKSASARFSTPTSLESVEPSAQSLATGTDDWVISADPSTPSKDQNAVTNESVENGANDATIQSRFMLDYDSRQRLGKGGFGRVYKARQILVDKWYAVKIVRGKEKALREVRALSDLRHSNIVRYYDCWMEDSDYIDINYCDSQSNSSSSPQYLYIKMELCDSKTLKNWIKEENKKTLQNPKRKEESLLILQQIVSGVKYIHSKKLIHRDLKPANIMFGQDEEVKIGDFGLVTVETDDENMMERTKGTGTRSYMAPEQRTDMYDRKVDMFALGLIYFELLWKLSTGFERAKIWDDLRSQKLPKEFLLTFLQENQIIKSLLCEKPQDRPEAAALKSELEECAKIYKAQRNSQENVTV